A single window of Vigna unguiculata cultivar IT97K-499-35 chromosome 1, ASM411807v1, whole genome shotgun sequence DNA harbors:
- the LOC114194818 gene encoding L-type lectin-domain containing receptor kinase S.4-like produces MCVQFFWLLCLVMAKTRTLVLVLPLCVLTLLLVTNTAKCQEFFFNGFDGASATNIALNGGAVIDHKGLLRLTNNTQRVIGHAFYPTPIQFKHNNKSSSTDSKLFSFSTAFAFAIIPQYPKLGGHGFAFTISRSSSLSDAYPSQYLGLLNPKEVGNFSNHLFAVEFDTVQDFEFEDINDNHVGVNLNNMVSNKSVHAAFFPEDSTNKQNLSLKSGKVTQAWVDYDSSTNQLEVRLSPTSSKPTSPILKYTVDLSPILQDSMYVGFSASTGLLASTHYILGWSFKINGEAKTLSLHNLPSLSASNKTQKRLTLGLSLLLILTLAAISLACYLFRRMKNTEVIEAWERDVVGPHRFPYKELHKATKGFKDKNLLGFGGSGRVYKGVLPKSHMEIAVKRISHESKQRMQEFVSEVSTIGRLRHRNLVQLLGWCRKQNDLLLVYDFMRNGSLDRYLFDQPRKILTWEERFKIIKGVGLGLVYLHEEWEQTVIHRDVKAGNVLLDSDMNGRLGDFGLAKLYEHGANPCTTRVVGTMGYLAPELTRTGKPTTSSDVYAFGALLLEVVCGRRPIEVKALPEELVLVDWVWDRWRMGAPLTVVDPRLGGAFDEVEVLVVIKVGLLCSAEAPEKRPSMRQVVRYLEKEVAPPPPVVYGKKEDGGGGYYEELHSYSPWSSVGDDVASSLSLSGGR; encoded by the coding sequence ATGTGTGTACAGTTTTTTTGGTTGCTCTGCCTCGTGATGGCCAAAACCAGAACACTTGTGCTTGTGCTTCCTCTCTGTGTTTTGACCCTTCTTCTGGTCACAAACACTGCAAAGTGTCAAGAGTTTTTCTTCAACGGGTTTGATGGTGCTTCTGCCACCAACATAGCCTTAAACGGAGGAGCAGTGATTGATCACAAGGGCTTGCTTCGTTTAACAAACAACACTCAGAGAGTAATTGGGCACGCGTTTTATCCAACCCCAATTCAGTTCAAGCACAACAACAAAAGCTCTTCCACCGACTCAAAACTTTTCTCATTTTCCACTGCTTTTGCGTTTGCAATCATCCCTCAGTACCCAAAACTCGGTGGCCACGGTTTTGCCTTCACCATTTCGCGCTCCTCGTCGCTCTCGGACGCGTACCCGAGTCAGTATTTGGGCCTCCTGAATCCAAAAGAAGTGGGAAATTTCTCAAACCATCTTTTCGCAGTAGAGTTCGATACCGTCCAAGACTTCGAGTTCGAGGACATAAATGACAACCATGTTGGTGTCAACCTCAACAACATGGTATCCAACAAATCCGTTCATGCTGCGTTTTTCCCTGAGGACTCAACCAATAAGCAAAACCTGAGTTTGAAGAGTGGTAAAGTGACACAAGCATGGGTTGATTATGATTCATCAACGAACCAATTGGAGGTTAGACTCTCCCCAACTTCCTCCAAACCCACTTCcccaattttaaaatacacaGTAGATCTCTCACCAATTCTCCAAGATTCCATGTACGTGGGGTTCTCTGCTTCGACAGGGTTACTCGCAAGCACACACTATATTTTGGGTTGGAGCTTCAAAATAAACGGAGAGGCCAAAACCCTTTCCCTGCACAACCTCCCATCTCTCTCTGCCTCCAACAAAACTCAAAAGCGCTTAACATTAGGACTCTCCCTTTTATTGATTCTAACACTCGCCGCAATTTCTCTGGCGTGTTACCTATTCAGAAGGATGAAGAACACCGAAGTAATCGAAGCTTGGGAGAGGGACGTTGTTGGGCCACACAGATTCCCATACAAAGAGCTACACAAAGCCACGAAGGGTTTCAAAGACAAGAACCTCCTCGGGTTCGGAGGGTCCGGTCGCGTCTACAAGGGGGTTCTCCCGAAGTCCCACATGGAAATCGCCGTGAAGCGAATCTCGCACGAATCGAAACAACGTATGCAGGAGTTTGTGTCAGAAGTATCCACCATAGGAAGACTCCGACACAGGAACCTCGTACAGCTACTGGGTTGGTGTCGGAAACAAAACGACCTTTTACTTGTGTACGATTTCATGAGAAATGGAAGCTTGGACAGATACTTGTTCGATCAACCGAGGAAAATACTAACGTGGGAGGAAAGGTTTAAGATAATAAAAGGAGTGGGTTTGGGGTTGGTGTATTTGCATGAGGAGTGGGAACAAACGGTGATTCACAGAGACGTCAAAGCGGGGAACGTTTTGTTGGATAGCGACATGAATGGGAGGTTGGGGGATTTTGGGTTGGCCAAGCTTTACGAGCATGGTGCCAACCCTTGCACCACACGTGTGGTGGGAACGATGGGGTACCTTGCACCTGAACTCACACGAACGGGGAAACCCACCACCAGTTCCGATGTTTACGCTTTCGGAGCGTTGTTGTTGGAGGTGGTGTGTGGGAGGAGGCCCATTGAGGTGAAGGCGTTGCCGGAAGAGCTGGTGCTGGTGGACTGGGTCTGGGACCGCTGGCGCATGGGGGCGCCGCTGACGGTGGTGGACCCCAGGCTCGGTGGGGCGTTTGATGAGGTGGAAGTTTTAGTGGTGATTAAAGTGGGGTTGTTGTGTTCCGCCGAGGCACCGGAGAAGAGGCCCAGCATGAGGCAGGTGGTGAGGTATTTGGAGAAGGAGGTGGCGCCGCCGCCGCCGGTGGTTTACGGGAAAAaagaagatggtggtggtggctACTATGAGGAGTTACATTCGTATTCGCCTTGGTCGTCGGTGGGTGATGACGTGGCGTCGTCTCTTTCCCTTTCAGGTGGCCGGTAA
- the LOC114182429 gene encoding uncharacterized protein LOC114182429 yields MGSNLEPVPITSQKHDPAWKHVQMFKNGDKVQLKCIYCLKMFKGGGIHRIKEHLACQKGNASTCSRVPHDVRIHMQQSLDGVVVKKRRKQKIEEEIMNVNPLTTVVNSLPNNNQVDVSQGVHAIGVDHNSSFVVNPGEGMSKNMERRKKMRASKNPAAIYANSEGVVAVEKNGLFPKRGDNHIHMAIGRFLYDIGAPFDAVNSVYFQEMVEAIASRGVGFQRPSHHELRGWILKNSVEEVKNDIDRCKMTWGRTGCSILVDQWTTESGRVLISFLAYCPEGIVFLKSLDATEISTSADFLYDMIKQVVDEVGVGQVLQVITSGEEQYAIAGRRLTDTFPTLYWSPSAVHCIDFILEDFGNLEWISAVIEQAKSVTRFVYNYSAILIMVKRYTLGNDIVDPSFSQFATNFTTLKRMVDLKHNLQALVTSQEWADCPYSKKSAGLEMLDCLSSQTFWSSCDMIVRLTTPLLKVLRIASSEMRPAMGYIYAGMYRAKEAIKKALGKREEYMVYWNIIHHRWERLWHHPLHAAGFYLNPKFFYSIQGDIHSQIVSGMFDCIERLVPDTRIQDKIIKEINLYKSAAGDFGRKMAVRARDNLLPSEWWSTYGG; encoded by the exons ATGGGTTCGAATCTGGAACCGGTGCCAATTACATCCCAGAAACATGACCCGGCATGGAAACATGTTCAGATGTTTAAGAATGGGGACAAGGTGCAGCTGAAGTGCATATATTGTCTGAAGATGTTCAAGGGTGGTGGGATTCATAGGATTAAGGAGCACCTTGCTTGCCAGAAAGGGAATGCATCTACTTGCAGCCGTGTTCCCCATGATGTCAGGATTCACATGCAGCAGAGTTTGGATGGGGTTGTGGTGAAGAAGAGGAGGAAGCAGAAGATCGAGGAGGAGATTATGAATGTTAATCCTTTGACCACTGTTGTGAACTCGCTTCCTAATAATAACCAGGTTGATGTCAGTCAGGGGGTGCATGCCATTGGAGTGGACCACAATTCAAGTTTCGTAGTGAATCCTGGAGAAGGAATGAGTAAGAATATGgaaaggaggaagaagatgagagCTAGTAAGAATCCTGCAGCTATTTATGCAAACTCGGAGGGTGTTGTTGCTGTGGAGAAGAATGGACTGTTTCCCAAAAGGGGGGACAATCACATTCATATGGCGATTGGTAGGTTTTTGTATGACATTGGTGCACCTTTTGATGCTGTGAACTCGGTCTATTTTCAAGAAATGGTTGAGGCAATTGCTTCAAGGGGAGTGGGTTTCCAACGGCCCTCGCATCATGAACTTCGGGGTTGGATCCTGAAGAACTCTGTGGAGGAAGTGAAGAATGATATAGATAGATGCAAGATGACTTGGGGGAGGACTGGCTGTTCCATTTTGGTTGATCAATGGACAACAGAATCTGGGAGAGTACTGATAAGCTTTTTGGCTTATTGTCCTGAAGGCATTGTCTTTTTGAAATCTTTGGATGCAACTGAGATTTCAACTTCTGCAGATTTTCTGTATGACATGATAAAACAAGTGGTAGATGAAGTTGGAGTCGGGCAAGTGCTGCAAGTGATTACGTCTGGTGAAGAACAATATGCTATTGCTGGTAGACGGCTGACAGACACTTTTCCCACCCTTTATTGGAGCCCTTCTGCTGTTCATTGCATCGATTTCATTCTTGAAGATTTTGGAAATCTTGAGTGGATTAGTGCAGTGATTGAACAAGCTAAATCTGTGACAAGATTTGTGTACAATTACAGTGCAATTTTAATTATGGTTAAAAGGTATACCTTAGGGAATGATATTGTGGATCCATCTTTTTCACAATTTGCTACAAACTTTACCACATTGAAACGGATGGTTGATCTTAAACACAATTTACAGGCCTTGGTGACTTCTCAGGAGTGGGCAGACTGCCCATATTCGAAGAAATCAGCAGGGCTTGAAATGTTAGATTGCCTAAGCAGTCAAACATTTTGGTCCTCGTGTGACATGATTGTTCGTCTAACAACCCCTCTCTTAAAAGTTCTGAGAATAGCTAGTAGTGAGATGAGACCAGCAATGGGATACATTTATGCTGGAATGTACCGGGCAAAAGAAGCTATTAAAAAAGCACTTGGTAAGAGGGAGGAATATATGGTGTACTGGAATATTATACATCATAGATGGGAAAGGCTGTGGCATCATCCTCTTCATGCTGCTGGATTCTACCTTAATCCAAAGTTCTTTTATAGTATTCAAGGAGATATACACAGTCAGATTGTCTCAGGAATGTTTGACTGCATAGAGAGATTGGTACCCGATACAAGAATCCAAGATAAAATTATCAAAGAGATAAACTTGTACAAGTCTGCTGCGGGCGACTTTGGGAGAAAGATGGCAGTTAGAGCAAGAGATAATCTGCTTCCTT CTGAATGGTGGTCAACATATGGAGGATGA